From Erigeron canadensis isolate Cc75 chromosome 5, C_canadensis_v1, whole genome shotgun sequence:
CCGTTGTTTATGCTGCTCATAGAATGGACAAACATTTATTATGAATGTGTCGTATTTAATTAAGTTGTCATGTTCCTCCTAACTCTGGAGAATGAAGAAATGGAGTTTCAAATAATGCATATTCTGAGCATCCAGTCCAATAAATATATCTATCCTCGTTGCTTTTGAAACTTGGTGACTTTCGTACCAAAAAGTGGACACCTGAATGAGAATTAACGATCTTGAAAGGGCAGGATCaactttataaaaacaaaaactccGTAACATTACAAGCATATAGGTGGTTTTCTAGCGGCGGGGAATAcgaaataaaagttaaaagctAAAGAAATATAAGGATCAGATTTGGAAAGATGTAATACATTATGGATAGGATCCAAAAGAAGTAAAAGTTGAAGGCTCAAAGTGAAAATTCgttaaaatagtaaaatactCTATCGACTACCACATTTGTAAATATTATcgacaaaacccatttttgcaGTTATATATCCTTCGTTGTTACATTATATACagttaacaaatatatttactaTGTAACATGTGGACATCAGATATAATAACTTGTGTTAAGATTGGGTTTGCTTATTTAGTAGATATTTTGCCTTTTAGTATTTTGATCAATCCTGGAAGTTTTGGTGTTTAAAGTTGAGTTTGCAAGCCTAATCAAATAGTTAACTGAAAATCTTAAGATAGAGTTGTAATGTTGTCATTGTTATATCAACAATTGGAACTTATTGTTGCTGGTTAGAAATGCCTTGTAGAGAAAAGTATACTAGTATTTCATTCTTATTTAGTTAGTAAGGCTGACATAGCTTATAGTTAATAAGTTTGGATATACGGTAAGATAAAATCTATACATGTAAAAGTTCTCACGTACTAGTATAAGTGATACCGGTCGTTTTGGGAGTCGTggtccatttaaaaaaaaaatgttaagaatGATTTCCGGGGCCTACTTTGAAGATCTGTAATTCCCTAACGGTTTCGTTCTGGAAACAGTGGCTCATTGGGTTAGAAAGTAGACTTTGTGGGCTTCGAAACGGTATAGAATGTGTTTAGTTTTATTCAAGGAAAAGTGGTACAAAATGGGTCGTAAAACATTCGGTCAAGGCTGTTTTTCTGTGTTTTAGCATTTAATCAGTGAGAAATGCCTCTAAGCAGTTTTCAGGAAGCTGTAACATCTTGTGTACTGTGTTTTGGTAAAACCTGAAAAGTAGGCACTGAAAGTATAGGTTTAGATCTTTCGAATGACATAAGATttgttaaaaacaaatatgtcTAAGTGGATTAGAACCGAGTCACAaaactataactttaaaatGGTTATCTATGTTGTTAATGGTCGAATAACGGTTGTAACGGTCGACCACCGGTATTTGATATATCTGTTATAACGGTGGTATAACggttattataatattatgctatatataattataatatatatatgtaaaaattccaaaataattaatactttatactAATACTAAACttaaaagtcaagcttaaaattaataaattatctgAAGGAAGCTGCCGTGTACTTGATGGAAGCTGCTGTAGATCGATCGATTGATTGAAGTTTGGGTTGggaaatgtttttcttttttatattgtgTTAAAATAATAGATGGATCTGGGTTTTTATTTAGTTAGTATTATGGACTATTAAAAAACAaggtatttattagttttgggcccaaaaaaaggggaaaagaaaaaagtctGTTATAACACCGTTACAACCGAAATATCAAAAACTAAATATCGGTAAAATAATGGTAAATACCACCGTTAATAACGGGACCGTTATTTTGACCGTTATTTTGGGGAAAGACCGTTAACCGTTATACCACCGTTATAACACCGTTATTAACAACATAGTTGGTTATAACTTTCAAGctataactttgtttttttatgaatgagTTGTCGACGGTAGGGGGTTTAAGTCTACTTTCTTATGGTTGTGGTCTTGAAGTCGATATCAGATTTCAAGTATTACTTATAAGCTATTGACTGGTTGGTTGTTTCAAGTATATATAAGTTAcaaaatacttatatttatgtCATTAAACAGTGTTAAAAGAAACTAATATATGTATGAGTTCTAGGTAAAGcaaaaaaagtattaaagtaaaacaaataaaataataggtttcaTTTCACTAAAAATACCGTGCATCatgaatataattttgtattatatacttgtgtttgtgAATTTCCGTCCATTAATTTAATCATGATTTAAaggtcaaaaactcaaaatcatgtcctatttattttactttaatacttattttataataaccaacccatgtataaatatatatatatatatatatatatatatatatatatatatatatataagttaatgtATCCTcagggaaagataatttgagaccaactaaaaaaagtccaaaaaaggaccattgatatTCGTAACTTatacaccaccatcatcatctactacgatattacacatgatttttttgtgGGCCCGTCCCtgaaaagtcttagtgtttttaaaaaagtcttgtatatcgtagtagatcataatggtatacaaaaatcaatggtcctagttggtcctaaaataagaggtggtttcaaaatatctcatatatatatatataggggtgagatattttgagaccacctcttattttaggaccaactaggaccattgatttttgtacaccatcatcatctactacgatatacaagacttttttgtaaaaacattaagactttccggcgacgggcctaacagaaaatcatgtgtaacttacacatgtgtaagttaacttacacatgatttttctgtgggcccgtcgctggaaagtcttagtgtttttacaaaaaagccttgtatatcgtagtagatcatgatggtggtgtgtaacttacgaaaatcaatggtccttttttggactttttttagttggtctcaaattatctttcccatatatatatatgaggataCATTAACTTCTATTGGGTGCAGGTTACTAACGTTGTCCCTTTCGAAAGCCCAAACCCATTCTTCAGGATTTGCATTAGTCTTATTCCGGGTGCAAGCCTCTTCAAATCAATCATTAATTGACTAATTATTAGTCACTGCAAACAAGTCATCTTTAGTTACTTTTGTTTCTTATGTTAATCAAACAAACTATGGACTTATCATCAATCTATGTAATAGTCTAGTGTATATTTTAGGTTTCTTAATCATTTTTGTTACTTGAATGGGGATTTTGCTCCGGGCATGATGACGAGTTCATATGATAAACAATTCAACCATAAGCTTTAGTGATTGTTATGTGATTgagtttataaataatttttttcatgtttggtgactattattttatttacgatgcaacttttttcattttattataaaaattataaataactttttttcaatagttattgttttttcatataaataaacaaaccaaCAATTaggaaatttaaaaaattatattagaaGTTGTGTAGGAATACTCATGTTAAATCCAAGGGGAGCAAAACAAACCATAAAaagcatgaaaaaaaaaaaaactcattataTAGGTGCATATTAAAACcccaataaaaaaagaaaaaaaaaaacaaaccaaaccatattatataatatatattacacaTTTAAGTTAGACATTAATATTTGTGAGAGGTTTCCCTCGAGTTACCCGTAACATGTCATGTTAGGGTGtcttgacccttagatgaaAATCAGGGGCCAAGATTAAAAAATGATCTTtgaatcttggcccttgattttcatttaagggtcaagattttctCAACTTGACTTAAGTTGAAgaatcaacttgagagaatcctcacctaatatttaatatatatacgcATATCCCTGatgataataaatttttaatttaaacattcAAAATTTTGTATGGATTATAAAAATAGACTTTGAGTATACGTGCATGAAGTCATAAATAGTTGAATATTTTGCAGAGTTGTTCATGGAAGGATTATTTAGCAATACCTTTGATATTATGCAAAATGATCTACAATGTGAAATTCCTTTTGTTATGAAATGGTTCTAAGAAAAAACCAACCTAATAAACCGAAAAAAACAAACCGttataaagaaaacacaaatgATTTGATATTTTCAAAACCCAAacgatttttttggtttttaaccAAAAACTGTACCAAACCGATCCATATTCATCCCTATTAAGTCTTAGGTTTTTTATTAGCAGCCTACGCGGGTAAAGTATTGCACTATTGTCGCTATTCTTATAATCTGACTTGATATAAGTAATAATTCATTATGTGGTAATAGAATATATGTACGTGTAAGTTAATTCAtagtttaatatatttttcaaattttgtacaGTATTATTGTGCAAAGGCTTTTATAAAATCTATTTCTTTGTTTATCATTTCTtccccatcaccaccaccacctccggaATGTGTGATTAAACCCGGTCACAACATTAATAAGGGATAGAGTGTGAGAGTGATAAGTTATTGGGGGTGATCGATGGTGAATGATCTACCAACAGTAATTATTAGGTTCTACGATCCACAATTTCTAATAAAACATATGTACATACTATGAGCAGCTAGCATTATATAGTGATGGAGGGATTTGATACCAAACTTGATATGcttgctagctagctagctagtaacACAATTAAAGAATTGAATCTGATTCTTTCCTCCAATATTAATTGTCACCatgtttttcattatatattgatGTTTTCTTCTAGTCTATATAAACATTGTTTCCACCTCTCAGATTTCATGCATGcgtatttcttttatttaacaaGAGTAATTAATTACTGGGTATATTATTGTTCTTGCCAAATAATATATGGCTACAGGCCAGCAAGGACCACCAACCCGTCCATGGTTTCGTTTAGCTACCATGGTTCGTCCACCCCCATCAGCCGCACCAGCTCCACAGCCTGCTCAAGCGCCACCATCAAGGCCAACAATAATTACTCGACCAGAACTCGCTCTTCGACTCTCACAACCACCAGTAGTAGCTAGAGCAACACCGACACCCATCACATCCTCCCCTCCAAAAACAGAGCAAATTATCCCTTCTAAccctactactactactactactactactatttcTAACCCTCCATCACCATTAGCTCTCCCTTCACCACAGCTCAAGTATTCCAATCAAGCAACGAAAGTAGACAATAATGATAACAGTAGACGCAGCTTGGATAAGAGAACAAAGACAGCCATAAACAAGCTGCGCCCAGAGGATGTTGTTGGTAATGGGATGACAAGAAGGGTTATAATTGCTGGTGAAAACAAGGGAGCCATCATGGATGTCTCAAGTGATAAGTCAGCTGCATCAGATACCAATAACTACTactcaaaaaaatcaaatataagtAGGAACAATAACTACATTAAACCACTTATGGGTGCAGTCATGAATAGTAATGTACAGGGTGTAAACAATTCTATTCTCTGCAACTCTTCCACCACTCATCATGACCCTGGTCTCcatctttctctctcaagaaaaAATGCCTCTAGTAGTAGTGGCCGGGGCAATTAATTAGATCAAACTCCGCATAAGTAAAGCAACACATAAAAGatacattaataataaataaataacgcAACCACTTGTGTTTCTTTTATCATCATCTCCAGTACTGATCAATAATTAGACTAGTCAAATGTatggtctcaaaatatatatattcctacATACAAGACATATTCTCAAagctttttaaatttatagatTTTTGGAGgtctatatatgtatttgttgaTATACCCTACCAAAAAGAGAGATGCTTTTGAATGAAAAGCAATATACAAACTAATTATCCACCGAGAAGAAACaaatagagagagaaaaaaagaagtaattttaacataattaatCCATTTCATATGTCATGTTTATAAGTTCTCTCTTTACAACCCCCTATTCGTTCTCTATGTTTCCCATATTCCTCCCGCCACATCGGCTTTTCTCTTTCTTAAAACACCCCAAACAAGACGCAGCTCAAGACACAGTAGTAGTGCTAATAAGTTCTAAATTCAGAACACATATTAACGCAGGTTTTGGAAATCTattgggtgaaaaactcctcacatagtaatttttaataaataaaaaacatgagaGCCTgatcatttattcaaaatattaaaaaattaacatgttaGGAATTTTTCACCAAAGTTAGGTGCCTATacccccatactcacttttctctttaTAAATACTGTGCAATCCATAACATTCCTCATACCAAATACTTAAGATTTGACAGGATTAAGGGAGAGTTTACTTGTAAACAATAATAGATGTGATAATTATGGttctcataaataaaaaatgtgttaaatatggggttttttaaaaaagtattgCATTCATCAAACCAACTTGGGTGTCTAGAGCGCACCTGGAGCATAGTGTAGTGGCGCACTTGGGTGTCCGGAAGCATTCATATTTCATCAAACCAACTTGTTTCATTAGAAAGTATTGTTATATAAAACTAGATGATTAAACTTCGAAATTCAAATTAATGGCAATTAATTAAGATGGCAGTAGCCTTGCTGAATCTAAACTCACTTGTCTTCACTTTATATGAATGGAACCAGTCTTTCATTGACTCACACTCTTGTGTTTGTATACTTATTGATTAACTTAAGATATTCTGCTACGTATTTTTAAACCCCGCGATTCCTCCAAAATCCATTAGCTAGCGTAGAATCCATCAAGCCAACTTGGAAACAGCAGATGATAAAATCACACACAATTTGTGTTGGGATTACATCAAAAATACCAACTTGTTTCTCGTCAGATACATAATTCATCAAACCACCAAAAAATCAGGACTATATCCAATGCCAACAGGTTATTTTAAAAAGCAAGCCTGCAGACTCAAGGAAAGGATTCAGGTCGCACCAAAGCAACCTTGACAACAATAACAAGCCACCAAGATACCGAGCACAGCCCCAGCAACAACCTGTGATGGGGTGTGGCCAAGCAGCTCCTTGAGCTTTCTTTTACTGATAGGATGGCCTTGGAACAAGTCCTCAACTATCAGATTAAGAACCTGCACAAATCACATTAATTACTTAGCAAAACACACTATAACATATCTCAAACTTGCAGCAATTGCAATGCTATTCTTACATTGCCCAAGAAATACGACAAACAAACACATCCCCATTTCCAGTTCATATACCAATTTCAGTTTATAAAGCAAATGAGATATCCAGACAACTCTCAAAAGGTAGTCAGGCTATAAGCGTAACATGCATATCAAGAGCTGAGCCAGAAGGTGCTAAAACAAGCATTATATACAGTGTGGCGGATGCAACCCTTTAGCAGGGTGGGGAATGGACCATCCTCAAAACTTGtcttttaatgttaaaaaaaaactcatttttaatATGCCCCTAATAGAAATTATTGAAAACTAAGTTGTAACATGATCTTTAATGGAAAGAAAAAAGTTGCAGGTGGTCTTGGTAAAGAAACAACATGTTTTGTGAAATTTTTGTTTACACCCCTTATGGTTTTCGACAATATCAATTTTAATCTGACTTTATTATCCATTTGATTTTATTACTCTTTTCTAACCCATATTAACGTCCTTATTTATTAACAATCTAGCCTAACTACACCTCCCAAAGTCCTTGGTTAATTTtagcatgtatatatatatatatattgtgtgtgtgtatttctAATCAatatcaaatcatatatatcCATTTGATATTCTTGATTTCAGTCTATACAAGCTTAGACGAGCCTACACAAGCTAAGGTTCTACTCAAGTTTATACAAACCCACTGGAGTTGACCATATATGCGACAAGTCAGTACCCGAGTATGACTTTCCTAGCTCAGAAGCCCCAACAAGTGTGCATGAAATATGCCTATCATAGGCATATCTGTTTCACTAAAGTACATAGGCGTACATTAGTGAAACAGATATGCCTATGTACATTAGCGAAACAGATATGCCTATGATAGGCATATTTCATGCACACATGTTGGGGCTTCTGGCAGCCTATGTACATTAGTGAAACTGTGAAACAGATATCTGAATTTAAATGTGCATACATTAAAGGGCAAACACAATCTACAATTTCAAGATGAAGTATTACGGGGaaactttaaatttaaactACTAATCTCTACAAAAACTGTTGACatggagagagaaagaaagaaaggactGATTTTTCTCTATCCATTGCATATGTAGTTTTGTTGTCAGTTTCATTTTATAAGAGGGGGTGGAGTGGGCAACAGCTTGCCAGTGATTTGGCCTAGCCCGTTGCAAAACATCGCTGCCACTATAAGGGATTGCTGTAGGGTTGGATCTCCGCGTGGTGAAAGCCCGTTGGTGAAGCATCCAAGCCGTCGGTTGGGAACAGTCATATGACGGTTTACTTTTTACCTTTAAGAAACTCAAAGTTATACGATTTCTCATGACTCCTTCCCCCTAAAACCATACCACCACATACCTCCATACCCTATAAGGACTACACAGATGGCTACTATACATAAGCCCAAGTCATTTGTCTGTTAATGGATCTAAGACTTTCTTCATTAACAAAGACATTCATAGATAAGATaagggtaaatgggtgggaaaCCTTTGGTCCCATGTACCGTTTTGGTACCCAGAGCGCACACCGCATAGAACTCATGCCCGGTAAGTCACCATCTTCACATAtgggatcacaagatatagtttctccacttgcctttggcaagTTTTAAACCTGTGACCTTTAGCCTTCATCTGTGGGCCCATGTGGTCACATGATGGTGGTAACACTGGGGTTTCACCCCATTGGTATATCATACATGAGAGGGTCAAAAAGTACAAGTGCAATATATGTTCTTCTTTCTACATGTTAATAAGAAGTTCGATAAGATGGTCAGTTGTTTTTGGCAAACTTAAATGTAGGTTAACAAGTACATGTGGTTACTTAATTTGCATCTAAAGTGAATAAACTTGCCCAAACCAAGCATAAATGAGTAAACCGTAACACCTTTGAGGATCCCCTACTAAATTAACCTAAAAACTTGTATATATTGTAAGGAATAAGAAGTTAAGTGTGAGTAAACATGAAATAAGGATGGTTAGTGGTACCTGTGCCTGCATGCCGGCATGTCGACGAACACCAATAGCATCATACATGACAATCAAAGAAAAACCCAAAGAAACAGGAAACAAGGAATCAGCAAGTCCATGAGAAATAGCAACGGAAGTAGTCAAAGCAGTGCATAAAGCTGAATGTGAAGAAGGCATTCCCCCAGAAGAGCACATAATGCGTAAATCGAATTTCTTGTAAAAGCAAAAATGCAAGAAAACTTTGAAAGATTGAGCAAGGAGCCAAGCAAAGAAACCAGAAACAAATGTTGGATTTGCAGCTAGGGTTGCAACAAATGGAACCTAAATCAGATacacatatcatatatattactaCAAATTGTTATTGTTCATTATGAATGAAATTGAAAGCAGGGCCCATTtaataacttaaataaataaagaaagaaaagatggtaCCTTTGCAGCAGCACTTGAAGTTAGACTCAAGAGACTAGTACCCCCACCACTGTTGACAATTGATTTCAAGTATTTTTTCCATAAAGACGAAGACGAAGATGAAGGTGAGTTTATTAAAGAAACAGAAGAAGAGATGTAAAAACAAGACTTTCTCCTCTTATTGTTGAAATACGAGTAGcttctatttattattatatatggggGCTTCTTATAGCTTCTTGGCCTTGATACTGATAATAAAGGGGTGGTGGTTGTTGGATTATAGTAGCAGATGATAAGAGGCtccatcaattaaaaaaaaataaaaaaatcaccaCTCCGTTCTCTTCTGCTGCTGCTgcattttttctctttttttcctCTCCTTAAAGAGCGAGAAAAgataaaacaaacaaaccagAAGCGGACGTAGAATATCCTCGAATGGATGCTTATTAACTCCCAGGAGCATGATACCCACGCGTCGGTTTAACTCTTGATTATAGGTCAATTTCTgtattacttttttaattaactatagAATAATGGATTATAAAATAACGGAAGAGCATGAGTATAGAATAATGAGTGTGTGAgtacaaataagtaaatttgCATATCCAAAAAATTTAAAGCTTTCAACACTaatcaataatttttataagggagtatagataattaACTATTTGTCCACCTAAATAGAATATATTCCTCACAAAATCAgtcaaaaaaattcaaaatttggtaagttttagggtttatgtttttttttttttggtaaaaaggTATTTACCCTatgaataatattattaaaagaaaaataatgtcTTACAAAATATTATAGGCATACCCATAAGGGATTGCATTTTACAAAGCATGAATGCACATCCCAAACATTAAAACTATACACTACTAAAATAAAACACAAGTTCTTATGAATCTTATTACAAgaaatacatattaaaaaacaccaacaaaaattaaagaaatcacTTTTGTCTTCAGAAGTCCCCGAACACCAATCTGGTTGCCCTTCAAAAACACTAGTCTTCTGGGATAAAACTTGATCCAAATAACTCTGGTCTCCAAATAAAACCTCCAACTTGGGCCCAATCAGTAATAAGCCCAAACAAGCAATTAATCCATAATCCTTACTCCAATCAGCCCACTGATCCTCTGACAGCAGCCCATAAGACCATATCATCTTCAAaaaaccaatgttttaaaaactggtattttagttataccggcgtggaaaaattttccggtattatcggtaataccggaatTACCGGCCGgtacaactttttaatttattatattttttgtgtaaaaatcctacaaaacttgttacaatttaacaaaaaaaaatcaaaatgcaattataatttgctcaaaaataataccaaatatgtattttataacaaGATATAGGTtgtaaagttcacaaataacaaaaaataacattaaaatatcataaaaataattttttttaaaaatcaaaatttatattttaaaaataccggaaataccggtatggtaataccggaaaataccgggaataccggaAATACAGGCCGATattaaatagtgaaaataccgaaaAAATACCGGCGTGATCTCCGGTACCGGTTTAccagtatttaaaacattgtaaaAAACAATCACCAAGCCCACACCAGCCTAAAAAAACAATCAGAgtaatcatcatcattttcccACTTAAACTGATAATCAAAACAATAAGAAACAAAAGCTTTAACAGCTTTTCCCGCCAAACCTAAATCGGACAAATAAACTCTTTTCCAAGGAAATTTATCAACCAtcctaacaaaataaaaaaaccttacCAAATCAATTTCCCAACAAAATAATTTGCCACAATTCCCACCAGTCCAAATCCTCAAGCAAAACAAAATCCATCTTAAGAATAAATCAATACAACCCCAAAGAACAATCCTGAATTCAATATAGTCAATTATATCTATCCTACATAACCAATAAAGAAATCCAGAGAATGCATAGCAACAGAAGGACAACAATATAACCCTGCAGACATTATTTCCCACCCAAAGATATAATAAACCAACAGGGAACACCCCGAAAATATtcaacaggctaacaaaccatCCAGAATTCTCACTAATGTCAACAGGCTACCCGACTTTTTCTCAATCATCTCCTCAGTAAATCTATCCAAAGCAACGGGGACCCCAATAACACTAGTGATGTGGCTAAGAATATCATAATCCCACATAGTAGCAtccaaatcatatatattaaccCACATGTGAACATAAGTAGGTCTAATCTTATCATTCTCAATCCCGACTTCCCATTTCTTCAATAAAACAGGAATATCATTAAACAACCAAGGCCTATTCTTAATCACAAAATCCATACCCTCAGCACTATCAAATTTAAAGTAGAATCTACCGTGATTATTCAAGACAACATCAACCAGACCATACTTTTTCCACAATCTAAATGCATGAAAGCGAACaaaagggtttagggtttagggtttttttgtgtggataaaagtgcataTGCCCTTTGGCtaattattaaaagtaaagAGAAGTACAAAGTAAATGCCCTCCCGGGTCTCCCTATAGTAAATAAAGGAGACCCATGATGCAGGATATGAACCAATTGAGTGATTGGATAGGCCCAGATCACCCaagaatatatcaaaataaatgaATCTATCACATGGATCTATGACTAGTAATCTAAGcaataataatgtataaagcTACTAGTCTAGTCATCCGCCGTCATAAAACGGGCAGTCTCTCCTGTATCTGACTCTACCTCCTCTATGTCTGTTGGATCTGAGGATGTTGCAGTATCTGGATCTGGGTCCTGTTGTGACATAGTGGGGAGTGATGGGATGCTGGCATCATTAGTGTTTAAAGCACATAATGCCTCAAACTGGTTACCTGTAGTGAAAGCTAGTGCTGAAGTAGTAGGAATATCCTGCTGTGGAGCAGCACTGGTACCTGAATGTGTATCTGGTGTAACCCTGACTGGCTGAGATGAATCTATAGATGTTGATGTGTCCTGGGTGGTCATCGGTGCCTTGCCTTTGGAGTTGGCAGGCTGCTCTGGAACCTTAGGTACATATCGTACCTTAGGTTTAGGAATCTGGATACCCGctgcaaattgggcttttttagcccttcttcttctcttcttgGGCTGCTGAAAGCCCTGctcatcctgtggaacctgtgGATCAAGCGTCTTAGTGCCAGATGGGCCTGCTTCAGTTGCTGGTGCATTTAAGGGTGCCACAacttccatttcttcaacagACTTTGGCCTGTCAACACAATCAAGAAACTTGTGCCCAAAAATAGCACAATGAGAACATCTATCCGGCTTCCAGAGATACTGTAACCTGAATTTCTGCATTTTACCCAACACCAGTGCCTCAACAAAAGCTGGAATATCATGATCTGCACTAACTTTAATCAACACCCTGGCAAAAAGAGCCCTGCCTGACTTTTTCTCAATCATTTCCTCAGTAAATCTATCCAAAGCAACAGGTACCCCGATGACACTAGTGATGTGGCTGAGAATATCATAATCCCACATGGTAGCATCCAAATCATATACATTAACCCATATGTGAACATAAGTGGGTCTAATCTTATCATTTTCAATCCCGACTTCCCATTTCTTCAATAAAACAGGGATATCATTAAACAACCAAGGCCTGTTATTAATCACAAATTCCATACCCTCAGCTTTATCAAACTTAAAGTAGAATCTACCCTGATTATTCAAGACCACATCAACAAGACCATACTTTTTCCACAATCGAAATGCATGAAAACGAACAAAAGGAAAAGCCGGTCTTTTGCCAACAAAAATACCAACCAAAGTCAATAACCATTGCTCACTTTGTTTCACAATGAGATCATTGGGAATAACAGCATGTCTAGTTCCTATCTCAGTGAAAACAGGAGGAATGAAACGAAGCTTACCAGTCCTGTGAATGTTTGCCGCCTCTTTGAAAAGGTTGGCAAAAGAGTTAGGTGTTTGAGCACCTTTCGGACTAGACGTAGAAAAATGTGCATCAGTAATAGGTGGGACACCATCATCATCCAACACAGATCTCACATTACCATCATCATCAAAGGGCTCAGTAGGACCCGAGGATGAAATATGAATGCCATTATGTGCATGAGAGTCCTTATGCAATCGGCAACATGTGCAATTTTATCCAAAAAACCTTCAACATTTGCATTATCATTCGAACTC
This genomic window contains:
- the LOC122601943 gene encoding swi5-dependent recombination DNA repair protein 1 homolog → MATGQQGPPTRPWFRLATMVRPPPSAAPAPQPAQAPPSRPTIITRPELALRLSQPPVVARATPTPITSSPPKTEQIIPSNPTTTTTTTTISNPPSPLALPSPQLKYSNQATKVDNNDNSRRSLDKRTKTAINKLRPEDVVGNGMTRRVIIAGENKGAIMDVSSDKSAASDTNNYYSKKSNISRNNNYIKPLMGAVMNSNVQGVNNSILCNSSTTHHDPGLHLSLSRKNASSSSGRGN
- the LOC122600700 gene encoding uncharacterized membrane protein YuiD: MEPLIICYYNPTTTTPLLSVSRPRSYKKPPYIIINRSYSYFNNKRRKSCFYISSSVSLINSPSSSSSSLWKKYLKSIVNSGGGTSLLSLTSSAAAKVPFVATLAANPTFVSGFFAWLLAQSFKVFLHFCFYKKFDLRIMCSSGGMPSSHSALCTALTTSVAISHGLADSLFPVSLGFSLIVMYDAIGVRRHAGMQAQVLNLIVEDLFQGHPISKRKLKELLGHTPSQVVAGAVLGILVACYCCQGCFGAT